tgaaataatgcctggaggggcattTGCTGCGACAAAGCTGGAGGTTTCTTCAACCATTAAATCTTGAATATTCTTTCATAGCAGTGTTCTTCCTGACCAGACCTGAAATTCAGATTTAtcattatataattcatataaatttAGGTATTTCAGTAGACAGTTTACAGTTTTCATAACAAGATTTTGTTTGCATCAaacaatttctttctttttttatttatatttaaaaactaagTAATTTGGTAAGCTGTCTAAATGTTTGACTGTGAAACTGTGTAAAGCTTACTAGCAAAAATATAATTCACATCTATggtgaaaaaatattgttatttgctGTTTCTCTACTGTTTTATATTTcctatcatattttgtttgcatTAAATTAGCGAAATTTTTggaattataaatatgtttttcttttcacagaataaagaataaaaatgtcGGGATTTTTGGATAACTGCCACCTGCCAAATTGTGAATGTATTGAGCTTGGAGAACGTAGGAATATGGTTGCATCTATCATTTCTGGATTGCTGGTAAGTGAGGAAAATTTTCTCTTTTGCCTGCCTTTGAAGAAGAAGGGATATGTTGTTAGTTGGACTCTACAAAGaacaggtagagctattggactcacttgTGTGTCTGCAGCTGCGTTGGcctcccgatttggttaagttttttttctggTACAAAATGTATCTCAGAAacaacttgtgggaatggattgaaacttcacacagatcATATTCATAGTGATAATCTGACTTacactgtacaggttccataactctattttgctttttaacaaaattatgcctctttttttagctcatctgattttttgaaaaaaaagatgatgagttattgttatcacttggtcggcgtcggcgttgcctggttaagttttatgtttaggtcagcttttctcttaaactatcaaagctattgctttaaaacttgcaacagtttttcaccatcataagcagacgctgtacatcaagaaacataactccatcctgctttttgtaagaattatggccccttttggactaagaaaatatcagatttattggttaagttttatgtttaggtcaacttttctcctaatctatcaaagctattgctttgtaacttgcaactgttgttcaccatcataagctgactctgtacatcaagaaacataactccatcctgctttttgcaagaattattgccccttttggacttagaaaatcagttttcttggttaagttttatgtttaggtcaacttttctcttaaactatcaaagctattgcttttaaacttgcaacacttgttcaccatcttgagctgaccctgtacatcaagaaacataactccaactgtctttttgcaagatttatgacccctttggtacttagaaaatatcagatttcttggttaagttttatgtttaggtcaactttttctcttaaactatcaaagctattgctttgaaacttgcaacacttgttcaccatcataagctgaccctgtacagcaagaaacataactccatcctgctttttgcaataattattgccccttttggacttagaaaatcagttttcttggttgagtattatgtttaagtcagcttttctcataaactatcaaagctattgctttaaaacttgcaacagtttttcaccatcataagcggacgctgtacatcaagaaacataactctgtcctgctttttgcaagaattatggccccttttggactaagaaaatatcagatttcttggttaagttttatgtttaggtcaacttttctcctaaactatcaaagctactgctttgtaacttgcaactgttgttcaccatcataagctgactctgtacatcaagaaacataactccatcctgctttttgcaagaattatggccctttttggacttagaaaatcatgggtatgacaacttttctattatacaaaaaaatcagatgagcgtcagcacccgcaaggcagtgctcttgttttaattagcAATGACCGTAAGCTGAAATAGTTTCTGATCTACAACtggggaacattctgacctacAGCTGGGAAACATTCTGACCTGCAGCtggggaacattctgacctacagctgggaaacattctgacctatgCTATCAAACTTTGTAGCATTAGTGCTtattgtcagtagatgacccacAAAATTTTTAGTGCCAGgaagtcagaggtcaaggtcatagtcaatttttgattgaaaaaaaacaacagtttgttGTAATTAATTCGAAACAGAGTGTCAAGCCTGATGGGCTGATTGTGTTGTAAATGGATAAccataaatatttttcacaagagGTCACAGTGTCAGTGGCCAAggactgcctcggtagcctagtggtagaacgtctGCTTCGagcgcgggaggtcgtgggttcgatccccagccgcgtcataccaaagacttaaaaaattgtactttaagtagcttcctcgcttggcgctcagcattaagaggatagtgctaggactggttagcccggtgtcagtataatgtgactggatggggtttCATGCCACCTGTCtatggtgtgatattccagttaggcagcactataaagttgggcattgtgctcactgcgacaagtagacaacgtcgtttatatgactgaaaaattgttgaaaaagacgttaaacccgaacacacaaagACCTTGACCATATTATAATAAAACTGGTTCCTTATTTATAGctggagaatgctttggcctatgACCATCAAACCTCACAGCATGATTCTCTATGTTCAGAAGAGGACTTTAGGGTCAGGAGGTCAATTGTCAAGGTTACAGCAAACCAGAGATTGAAAATTACTTGAGTATCCAGTAACCTCCAACAGGCCCACATAGAGGGCATAAATCAtgtgttttatatacttttattttgtcaaCAGATGTTCAATCTTTCATCTATGCTCTTTAAAATTAAAGTGGAGACTGTCCTTAaaatttagcctgctggcggcaagtggttctgcctttgcaaccagtgcagaccaagatcagcctgatcatggtttgcactgtttgctattcagtcagtaaattatcagtgaacacccctttgaataagaagtggtactgcccaaattgaatgatggaccagtccatttcagaaatttagcagggtaaaggttgatTATTGTTTGCTGTGTTCATACCTAACCACCTTGAATTGCCTCTACCTAAACTGTTTTTGAcctcaaaatgattttttttcataatttcaattGTCTCAAAGCACTAATTTTTACTGTGGACAAACTTTGACAATAAGGTAAAATAaccttattttttaaatattacaaaataatttgttgTTATATGCTCCTTTACGATGGTTTAATTAGTAATGAGGTAGATGTAAAATTATGAAAACTGTGCCAAATGCATGGTTTAAATAGTCAAAGGATTTGTAGTCAATTTCCAGAAAAAGAAGTGTATAATGTATTTCAGTTCTTCAGTGGATGGTGGATTGTGATAGATGCTGCAGTGATGTACCCAGATCAGAGTGATTTTCATCATGCCTGCCATACATGTGGAGCTATAGGAACGGTAGCTTTCTTTTTGTAAGTCTTTTTCTGATTTGATACTAGTGCAACAGTTATTTTCCATGATCAAAGCAGTTCAATTTCCACCATGCTTAACATACGTGTTGAGCCATAAATGTGGTAGCATTCTTTCGTAAGTTTTTTCCCTGATTTGATACTAGTGCAACAGTTACGTACCATGAACATAGCAATTTCCACCATGCTTGTCATATATGGAGTATAAAGTTTGTagtattctttttatatttgtcttGATTTGATACTTATGCAGCAGTAATGTACCCCGATCTAAGCATTGTCCGCTACTGTCTTGTATGAGGACAGTAGCATTAGTTTTGTAAGTTTTATCTTAAACGCTCAAGTAGGAATTGGATTTTAGTGCTTTGATTGTCTTGTTTTAAAGAATTGTGTGTTAACAATaactttcttttgttttgatatgaaattattttggtAATAGGGATGGCaatgaatattcgaatattcgttcattgCACGAATATTCcaatactgtttcactattcgaatatttGGGAAAATTAagatcatgaaaaataaataaaagccaaATGAAAGAACCAAAAACTGTTCATTTATCTAATTTGGCAAAACCAGCTTCCATTATAAATACGTGGGAAAATGGCTTCTATCTTTGTCAGATGTGTCATTTTGTATACTAGCGTGCTATAATGATGACAGTTTACCCTGTCGTTAATACTGCTAATTGCTTGCCTTTAGAAGATTTGCCTCCtgctgttttgaaatatttcaagcaATCGTCCGATGAGAAGTCGGCTCCTTGTAATATGTGTGGAGAGAACCTTACTTACATGTGCGCTACATCCctgtaagaaataaataaaacctttataaattatatgtaaatgaaGGCATGTTACGAATATTTTATCTTTCCaaaagatgaacaagcgatgAGAATGATTAGTCTGTCTTAATTCGTCAATATCTGAATTACTTTTgatgtaaacgaaagtagaattaatgcaggTCGCAAATTAGGGTATGATAAACCATCagattttgagttgatttgttgacCGAATATTCAAATACCAaaaatgctattcgttgccatcccaaGTTTTAATAAATAAGTGAGAACTTGTATGATTTATTATAAATGTTGCTTTAGATATTTGGATCAATACCGTATATATGGTGTGGCTATTTGTTGTTGATTTCAGAATAAATTCAGTGTCCAGCGGACAGATACGAGGTGATTCTTACAGTACAGGGTGCCTGGGTCAAAATGGTAATTACATACTTGTATAATACTTAGACATTTATCTGGTTAGGTATATATGCATGTTGATATCTTTGATTAATCTTTTGATAGACTACAGGTATGATCAAATGTTTACAACTgccttattatgtctcccaccacacagtggtgtgagagagatattgatttactcctgtctgtgtgtctgtctgtcacaaagcttgtccgcactctaagtcgaacatttctcatccgatctttaccaaacttgaacaaaatgtgtttgaccataagccCTCGGccgagttcgataactagccaaatcggcccaggctcttcggaattatggcccttgacaataattaatgaatcacctagactcataaaaatgctgaagtattcattctcaaacatgcaccaaaaactattcatcttgtccgcactctaagtcgaacatttcttatctgatcttcaccaaacttgaacaaaattgtttgccaataagtcctcggccaagttcgataactagccaaatcggtccagggtcttcggaattatggcccttgacaataattaatgaatcatctagactcataaaaatgctgaagtattcattctcaaacatgcaccaaaaaccattcatcttgtccgcactctaagtagaacatttctcatccgatcttcaccaaacttgaacaaaatgtgtttgaccataagtcctcggccaaattcgataactagccaaattggcctaggcacttcggaattttggcccttgaattaccgaaaatcggcctttttactctttaaaggtatatttgtaatgagtaaacagtataaaaagactgacttactatttagatgattaggcagttgtgggagacatgcgcttttctcaaaagcagctatAATTCTGTATTTATAACATATAGCACAAGAAGCAAGTCACACAGTAAAACAAAAATAGGTAGTCACTGTGATGGAGGCCTGATCCTGGCTCTGCAAAGAAGTTTTTTAGAATGCTTTATATTGATTCTCAAAACAAAACCACTTAGGTAGTTGTCACATGCAGATGTGCCTCAGTTAAGTTATGCTTGTAATTTTAATAAGGGTTAAAAGTTGCAGCACATCCTTTGTGGCAGTACTTTCAAATTGTTTGGAGATTAAGTAACAGTTGCACACATTGTCCTGTACTCAGTATCTGTCTGTCTTTTAATAGCTCAAGGTAGCTTATAAGGCTTTAAGAATGATAATTCGCATTTGCATTATATATAGAATGTGTATGTAGACCTGTACATTTTTCGAAATCATTaatgtcttttaaaaaaacagaaaCTGATTAACTGAATAGCTATAGAGCATAGGACTATGAAAAGGTCACTAAAGGGAATTAAATGTCTTACCAGTCAACACTTAAGTCTTTTTGAGCATGGCTTACAGCTAGGGGTAACCCCCTGTACCAAAaagttttactgcattttatttagttatccatttttagctcgactattcgaagaataggggagctatcctactcgccctggcgtcggcgtgagcgttagtgtcatatgttaaagtttgcataccccaaatattttcaaagtccattgagatattgctttcatattttgcatacttgtttaccatcatgaccccagtttgtaaaaaggaggaggcaactctatcaagcattttgactgaattatggcccctttttcgacttagaatatgcttattgtaatgttaaagttttactcatagcttatattatactatcaagcactgagaatcgtcaagcgcgctgtcaagtgacagctcttgttgaggaaaccatttttatagaattttgatatctgtctttaaTTTTATTGTATG
This is a stretch of genomic DNA from Mercenaria mercenaria strain notata chromosome 4, MADL_Memer_1, whole genome shotgun sequence. It encodes these proteins:
- the LOC128556176 gene encoding transmembrane protein 50B-like isoform X2: MSGFLDNCHLPNCECIELGERRNMVASIISGLLFFSGWWIVIDAAVMYPDQSDFHHACHTCGAIGTVAFFLINSVSSGQIRGDSYSTGCLGQNAARVWLFLGFLLGFGALIAASWILFGVYVVPGDKPEWPGIATFLQNALIFFSAMVFKFGRAEDLWE
- the LOC128556176 gene encoding transmembrane protein 50B-like isoform X1, with the protein product MSGFLDNCHLPNCECIELGERRNMVASIISGLLFFSGWWIVIDAAVMYPDQSDFHHACHTCGAIGTVAFFLINSVSSGQIRGDSYSTGCLGQNAARVWLFLGFLLGFGALIAASWILFGVYVVPGDKPEWPGIATFLQNALIFFSSLIFKFGRTEDLWQ